GCTCGGGCTGAAGGTCTCCGACATCAACCTCAATGACCATCTGGCCAAGGTGTTTGGCAAGGGTCGGAAGGAGCGCATGGTGCCGCTCGGCGTCAAGACCCTCAAGGTCCTCCACCAGCACCTCATCAGGTGGCGGTCGAAGTATCCCGGCGACCATTTGATCTGCATGCGCAACGGTGAGCCGTTGACTGGCCGCCACTGCCACAAGGTCATTCAGGACCTCGGCAAACGGCACGGCATTGTCCTGTATCCCCATCTTCTGCGTCATTCGGCCGCGACGTGGTACATCCGCCAGGGCGGTAATCCGGCCGTGTTGCAAGGCATCCTCGGTCGCACGAGCTTGCTGGTGACCCAAAATTACCTGCATCTGTCGAGCCAGGACGCCGTCAACAGCCACGCGCAGTTCAGCCCGAGCAATTGTTTGAGGGTCTGAGTCGTTTGTGATGATGGCTTTAGTCGGAAACCGAGAGCCCCGGAACGTACTGGGGCTTTCTCATGTCCATGCGGGCTGGGCGAGACTCAAACTCGGTTCCTCTGCCCAGCAGTCAGAGGCCCTGCCGCCGGATGCCGCCTGCTGAGAATCAACGACTTACGCGTCCGCAAGAACTTCTCTCGCCCGCAAATCTGGGGCCCTTGCACGAGGCCGATACTAGTTCTCCCGATGGGCAGGGCGTATTACTCTCACCAACGGCAGGATGCGGCCCTCGTGCGGGTCAGTCATCGAGAAGAAGGCGCTCCGCGCCAGGTGAAACCGCGCTCTGACCAACCCCGTGGGTCCCGTCTTGTGCTTGTCGATTTTGAAGACTGCTCCCCAGTACTCCTCCCGGCCATCATCACGACCTCCCGTTCTCCCGTCGTCCTCCTGAATGGAGTGCCCCGCCTGCTTGTTCATGAGTATCTTCGGCACCCAGGGGAACAGAATCAGGTTGGCATCCTGCTCCAGCGCTGGCGACTCCTTGAGCATTGTTGCCGTCGGCAGGTCTTTTGGTCCAAGATTCTCATACTTCCGACTCAACTGCGCCAGGGCAACAACCGCCACGTTCAGCTCAATCCCCAGCTCCTTCAGATCGTTGGAGACCCGCTCCATCTCGGCGGCGCGCTGGTCGTTCCGGTTATCCGACCGCATGGCCTGTACGTAGTCGACGATGATGCAGTCCAGGCCGTTGGCACGCTTCAGGCTCCGAGCCAGAGCCGCAGCGCCGAGAATACTCCGCGGGGGATCGTCCGGTATAGAAAGCCCGCCGAAACACGTCTTGAGTGAGTGAAAGTCTTCTATGGCCCGTCGCTGCTTCGCGGAGAGTTCTCCGTGAACCAACCGGTCTCGAGCAATACCCGTCTCAAATGTGATCATTCGTTGATGGATATCCTTCGGGGGCTGATCCAGCGACAGGAAAAGAATCCTGGCGCCCCTTACACAATTGTGAATGGCGATGCCCACCGCAAAGGACGTCTTCCCCATGCTCGGCGGGCCTCCGATGATTGTCATTTCACCCTTGAAAAGACCGACCACCTTTTCGTCCAGCTCCCGGATGCTGGTCGTCAGATACTCACCCGACTTCGTGTTCGTCTTGCGAGACAGAATGAGGTCGATCTCCTGCGACAGCAGGTGTTCCATTCCGGGGTCGTCGGTTCGTGGCGTGGCGACCGCCCTCATCAGTTGTACCGTAACTCGCTGGGCCGACTCAAGCGGTTGCGTACGATCCTGGCACACCGCAATCAGCCTCCCGCTCAGTTCAATGATCCGACGTCGAGATGCGTCCTCCTGCACGTTCCTGGCGTAAGACACCACGTGGGAGGTGGTCGCGACATCCTCGACCATCTCGACGAGGGCGGTTCGACCGCCCACCTCCTCCAGTCTACCCACGCGTTCAAGTTAGCTAGCGACTGTCTGAATGTCGATTCCCTTTCCTTCGGCGTACACATTTTGCACAGCGTTGAAGATCAGTCGGTGGGCTCGTCGTAAAACTGCAGCGGTTCAGCTGAAGTTGGACACGGAGGGGCTTCTTGTTAAGACGCAGTTAATGTAACTTGGTCTTAACGAAAGGAGTTGTCGATGAGTGCCACGCAGAGCCAAACTCCGGAAGCCGTGGTGAAGGAGATTCGGCTGAAGACGCGGCGGAAGTTCACGGCGGAGGAGAAGATCCGGATCGTGCTGGAGGGGCTGAAGGGAGAAGCGAGCATCTCGGAGTTGTGCCGTCGGGAAAGGATTGTCAGCAACCTGTACTACCGCTGGAGCAAGGACTTCCTGGAGGCGGGCAAGAAGCGGCTCCAGGGGGATACGGTTCGGGAAGCGACCAGCAGCGAAGTGATCGGTCTTCGGGCTGAGAACGAGCAGCTCAAGCA
This genomic stretch from Candidatus Zixiibacteriota bacterium harbors:
- a CDS encoding AAA family ATPase, which codes for MGRLEEVGGRTALVEMVEDVATTSHVVSYARNVQEDASRRRIIELSGRLIAVCQDRTQPLESAQRVTVQLMRAVATPRTDDPGMEHLLSQEIDLILSRKTNTKSGEYLTTSIRELDEKVVGLFKGEMTIIGGPPSMGKTSFAVGIAIHNCVRGARILFLSLDQPPKDIHQRMITFETGIARDRLVHGELSAKQRRAIEDFHSLKTCFGGLSIPDDPPRSILGAAALARSLKRANGLDCIIVDYVQAMRSDNRNDQRAAEMERVSNDLKELGIELNVAVVALAQLSRKYENLGPKDLPTATMLKESPALEQDANLILFPWVPKILMNKQAGHSIQEDDGRTGGRDDGREEYWGAVFKIDKHKTGPTGLVRARFHLARSAFFSMTDPHEGRILPLVRVIRPAHREN